From Homalodisca vitripennis isolate AUS2020 chromosome 1, UT_GWSS_2.1, whole genome shotgun sequence, the proteins below share one genomic window:
- the LOC124372730 gene encoding FK506-binding protein 5-like: MIMSEEWVSSGNFSQALKTSPFEQSAQNMTGQTGIHTSLVGSNSSPGSLLKEKTSARQMGSKEISHTSASKSASIVGSGRFEKTGNSSDEITGHNYKTESFTKVKSQSMETTRSHDKPEEPEQNYYGWDGYESRFMEDVRESITSIPKCIPPWAKTVRTKYGYAPLNRLEQESEESKKNMRDKIEKLMKKHSDLMLVKRVESRKQLILEPSKKYDEMDVVKMKAKNTKYYMTPMTKNDEKQFRDDFQIIKDGRSSEKLYTDKSDSSMSVMKKTSKPQVKKEISSVLESLNKPIKSVTSEGKNYETKIGKESGKCPKVTLSKIREYVKAQTMDPDERRLHEIIKVEKVPSADVKDVRRLGSKYIINVPQSKPTDKATINKIKIKEKRKLKLHNIEDVKEKVTEFRYTQDGTKRESKNKTTTKESSEITEQLKKEIKSPTETTTFQVTSKKTPIITPLIDEKKTDKVLLIQYEKKSKQGETRSADGKTTLHKTQLLGIKQRPCEDVGEMYLYGTETIGTKTKENITNVDGIPLSLKDKVNLIFQELREMSLTPEPEIEMIESAAQICPEVSSKVTQRPSELGTDVAMVQAVPEVKSAEVQVRESLLTMQDSFLSVPPPSYDITPKMEKTKENITDLLEKKLKDLEKEEDQSPSESDAELKEKVERDLSEKDAVDEDKKGGFIEEEEEEEEEEGKPGQPEIAIESERLSELEESKIEEPTEVTEELAKMSEEEDQKIDEEPTEEQPVDDEKVIEHTLDEKKTSIELLTKTPSKDLKIPSKILEEDKEDIHSKLEEEKLEVPVEKRTTSLDEKKELEGVEIDTTKRRDVEDIRSYEFDKSQETTMKSKSTSKFLHDKDKIRSRMNWTKDTIYLEKHTCPQLVQGLAITAMRRPADPISFLAHWIYKSYENQEREEHDTVFKEHLQLAKTMLDVRGETKLPRKFNTKTYPVKTYSPEQSQEDFSKLAEGEKEGGGEVEGGGGEEGGGGGGGLQSEIVQNA; this comes from the exons ATGATAATGTCTGAAGAATGGGTTTCCAGTGGTAATTTTAGCCAAGCACTTAAAACTTCACCTTTTGAGCAAAGCGCCCAAAATATGACAGGCCAAACAGGAATTCATACATCTCTAGTGGGTTCAAACTCAAGCCCTGGTTCTTTACTCAAAGAAAAAACGTCTGCCAGACAAATGGGGTCAAAAGAAATCAGTCATACATCTGCTAGCAAGAGTGCGAGCATTGTGGGATCAGGTCGATTTGAAAAAACTGGTAATAGTTCAGATGAAATTACAGGTCACAATTATAAGACAGAAagctttacaaaagtaaaatcaCAATCTATGGAAACAACAAGATCTCATGACAAACCTGAAGAGCCAGAACAAAACTATTATGGGTGGGATGGCTATGAATCTAGGTTTATGGAAGATGTTAGAGAGAGTATAACATCTATTCCAAAATGCATCCCTCCATGGGCAAAAACTGTTAGGACAAAATATGGATATGCACCTTTAAACAGATTAGAGCAAGAATCAGAGGAGTCAAAGAAAAACATGAGggataaaattgaaaaacttatGAAGAAACACAGTGATCTAATGTTGGTAAAAAGAGTAGAGAGTAGAAAACAGTTGATCCTAGAGCCAAGCAAAAAATATGATGAAATGGATGTAGTGAAAATGAAAGCAAAAAATACAAAGTACTATATGACACCAATGACTAAAAATGATGAAAAGCAGTTTAGAGatgattttcaaataattaaagatGGAAGGAGTTCTGAAAAGTTGTATACAGACAAGAGTGATAGCAGTATGTCAGTTATGAAAAAAACATCAAAGCCCCAAGTTAAGAAGGAAATTTCCAGTGTTTTAGAGTCACTTAATAAACCTATCAAAAGTGTAACTTCTGAgggtaaaaattatgaaactaaaattgGAAAAGAATCAGGTAAATGTCCAAAAGTAACTCTCAGCAAAATAAGAGAATATGTCAAAGCTCAGACAATGGACCCTGATGAAAGAAGACTTCACGAAATAATTAAAGTAGAAAAAGTTCCAAGTGCAGATGTTAAGGATGTAAGACGACTGGGttcaaaatatatcataaatgtaCCTCAAAGTAAACCAACTGACAAAGCAAccataaataagattaaaatcaAAGAGAAAcggaaattaaaattacataacattgAAGATGTAAAAGAAAAAGTTACAGAATTTCGATATACTCAGGATGGGACAAAAAGAGAAAGTAAGAATAAAACTACTACTAAGGAGTCTTCTGAAATTACTGAACAACTTAAGAAGGAAATTAAATCGCCAACAGAAACAACAACTTTTCAAGTAACTTCTAAGAAAACTCCAATAATAACACCTTTAATTGATGAAAAGAAGACTGATAAGGTTTTACTGATTCAGTATGAAAAGAAATCAAAACAAGGAGAAACTAGGTCAGCAGATGGTAAAACCACTTTACATAAAACACAACTTCTTGGAATAAAGCAAAGGCCTTGTGAAGATGTAGGAGAGATGTACCTTTATGGCACTGAAACTATTGGAACTAAGacaaaagaaaacattactaatgtTGATGGAATACCTTTATCTTTGAAAGACAAAGTAAACTTGATTTTTCAAGAACTAAGAGAGATGTCATTAACGCCAGAACCTGAGATTGAAATGATTGAGTCAGCTGCTCAAATTTGCCCAGAGGTCAGTTCTAAGGTTACGCAGCGTCCCTCAGAGTTGGGAACTGATGTGGCTATGGTACAAGCAGTTCCTGAGGTTAAATCAGCAGAGGTTCAAGTCCGTGAAAGTCTACTGACAATGCAAGATTCATTTTTGTCTGTTCCACCACCTTCCTATGACATAACACCAAAAATGGAAAAGacaaaagaaaatataactgACTTATTGGAGAAAAAGCTAAAAGATTTGGAAAAAGAGGAAGACCAATCACCAAGTGAATCTGATGCAGAATTAAAGGAAAAAGTCGAAAGAGATTTATCTGAAAAAGACGCAGTGGATGAAGATAAAAAAGGTGGATTTAttgaggaggaggaggaggaggaggaagaaGAAGGTAAGCCTGGTCAACCTGAAATAGCAATAGAATCAGAGAGGCTGTCTGAACTAGAAGAATCTAAGATAGAAGAACCTACTGAAGTTACTGAGGAACTAGCTAAAATGAGTGAAGAAGAAGATCAGAAAATAGATGAAGAACCAACAGAAGAACAACCTGTAGATGACGAAAAAGTAATAGAACACACACTAGATGAGAAAAAGACTTCTATAGAATTACTGACTAAAACACCATCAAAAGACCTTAAAATACCAAGTAAAATATTGGAAGAGGATAAAGAGGATATTCATAGCAAATTAGAAGAAGAGAAATTAGAAGTGCCTGTGGAAAAAAGAACGACTTCCCTGGATGAGAAAAAAGAACTTGAAGGTGTAGAAATAGATACCACGAAAAGAAGAGATGTTGAAGATATTAGAAGTTATGAATTTGACAAATCTCAAGAAACAACAATGAAGAGTAAATCTACATCCAAGTTTCTTCATGATAAAGACAAAATCAGGTCAA GGATGAATTGGACCAAAGACACCATATACCTGGAGAAGCACACTTGCCCCCAGCTGGTGCAGGGGCTTGCCATAACGGCCATGAGGCGCCCTGCAGATCCAATATCATTCCTGGCACACTGGATTTATAAGAGTTATGAAAACCAAGAACGAGAAGAGCATGACACAGTGTTCAAAGAGCATCTGCAGTTAGCTAAAACAATGCTCGATGTTAGAGGAGAGACCAAG